A genomic stretch from bacterium includes:
- a CDS encoding aminotransferase class V-fold PLP-dependent enzyme, whose product MRKVYLDHSATSYVLPEVLDAMLPYFSERFGNPSSLHAFGRETRKILEDCREKVADLMGVHPVEVVFTGGGSEADNTAIIGSLLAQRDKGNHLVTSTIEHHAIGHTCEFAKKYFGAEVTYVPVDRNARLDLEALQAAITDKTVLVSVMSANNEVGTIQDLDAISAICADRGVRFHTDAVQSIGLHDLKLSERPISLASFAAHKFYGPKGVGCLIKRKNCKVIPLLHGGAQEFGLRAGTENIAGIVGLAKALEIAMREMETNIARLTALRDKLVRGVLDSVPDTRLNGDPVNRLPHNANIGFNKVEGESVLLQLDLHGIAASSGSACTSSSLNPSHVLTAMGLDPVTIHGSVRFTLGHRTTEEDIDYVLEVIPGAVEKLRAISAVY is encoded by the coding sequence TTGAGGAAGGTATATCTAGATCATTCTGCGACGTCGTACGTGCTTCCGGAGGTGCTGGATGCGATGCTTCCGTACTTCTCGGAGCGCTTCGGCAACCCGTCCAGCCTGCACGCGTTCGGCAGGGAAACGAGGAAGATCCTGGAGGACTGCCGCGAAAAGGTGGCCGATTTGATGGGAGTGCATCCCGTCGAGGTCGTCTTCACCGGCGGCGGCAGCGAGGCCGACAACACGGCGATAATCGGCAGTTTGCTCGCCCAGCGCGACAAGGGCAATCACCTCGTCACCTCCACTATCGAGCATCATGCGATCGGTCACACGTGCGAGTTCGCCAAAAAGTACTTCGGCGCGGAAGTGACTTACGTCCCCGTCGACCGGAACGCGAGGCTTGATTTGGAAGCGCTTCAGGCGGCGATAACGGATAAAACCGTACTCGTGTCGGTGATGAGCGCGAACAACGAAGTCGGGACGATACAGGATCTCGACGCGATAAGCGCGATCTGCGCGGATCGCGGCGTCCGGTTTCACACCGACGCGGTGCAGTCCATCGGGCTGCACGACCTAAAACTTTCCGAGAGGCCGATTTCGCTGGCCAGCTTCGCCGCGCACAAATTTTACGGGCCGAAAGGCGTGGGCTGTTTGATCAAGCGGAAGAATTGCAAGGTGATCCCGCTTCTGCATGGCGGAGCGCAGGAGTTCGGGCTGCGGGCGGGCACTGAAAATATCGCCGGAATCGTCGGGCTCGCAAAGGCGCTCGAAATCGCGATGCGGGAGATGGAAACCAACATCGCAAGGCTGACGGCGCTTCGGGACAAGCTGGTGCGGGGAGTGCTCGACAGTGTGCCCGACACGCGGCTGAACGGCGATCCGGTCAACCGGCTTCCTCACAACGCCAATATAGGATTCAACAAAGTGGAAGGCGAAAGCGTGCTTCTGCAGCTGGATTTGCATGGGATTGCCGCTTCAAGCGGAAGCGCATGCACGTCTTCATCGTTGAATCCGAGCCACGTATTGACGGCTATGGGGCTCGATCCGGTCACGATTCACGGAAGCG
- a CDS encoding RHS repeat protein produces MQSLIFPIGIDWLSWSAGVLIIITDLSSNDWTKTYNAMGRNLTVVTPTVGINSYTNTKYYDGVGNIVKVTDLKSQNTEYTYNARNQRTRIRYKGMGSGGTDVDIDFAFNCCRMTFCDDPLGTSDRRPAVPGGDLPAGRRASLYDDFARLTFHTDEAEVPRLEAAAKGYEYDGMNRVTKVTDHTGIDTDYVYEKAGYVAGVFSPGYHRPEGRASRFYRIIPAPGSLLPAS; encoded by the coding sequence ATGCAAAGTCTTATATTCCCTATTGGTATTGATTGGCTTTCCTGGTCCGCTGGGGTACTGATAATTATCACCGATCTGAGCTCAAACGATTGGACCAAGACCTACAACGCGATGGGGCGCAACCTGACCGTAGTCACTCCCACAGTTGGGATCAACTCGTACACGAACACCAAGTACTACGACGGAGTGGGGAACATCGTCAAAGTCACCGACCTCAAATCCCAGAACACCGAGTACACCTACAACGCACGCAACCAGCGCACCAGGATACGCTACAAGGGGATGGGATCGGGCGGCACGGACGTGGACATCGACTTCGCCTTCAACTGCTGCAGGATGACTTTCTGCGACGATCCCCTGGGCACCTCCGATAGGAGGCCGGCCGTCCCGGGCGGAGATCTCCCGGCGGGACGCCGGGCCTCCTTATACGACGATTTTGCCCGGTTGACCTTTCATACCGACGAGGCTGAGGTTCCGCGGCTGGAAGCCGCGGCTAAGGGGTATGAATATGATGGCATGAACCGCGTGACCAAGGTGACGGATCACACCGGCATCGACACGGATTACGTGTACGAAAAGGCCGGATATGTGGCCGGGGTTTTCAGCCCCGGATATCACCGGCCTGAAGGACGCGCATCCCGGTTTTATCGCATTATCCCTGCCCCTGGCTCGCTTTTGCCTGCCTCCTGA